The proteins below are encoded in one region of Micromonospora pisi:
- the map gene encoding type I methionyl aminopeptidase produces the protein MVVLKSEAEIATMREAGRIVANTLAAVASAARSGVRLIDLDLLAAELIASGGAKPSFLNYHPAWAPTPYPGVLCLSVNDVVVHGIPDRRVLADGDLLSIDCGAYIDGYHGDAAITVAIGEIDDAARRLSKTTDRALAAGIAAARVGARIGDISYAVESVARAAGYGLPEGLGGHGVGTAMHEAPSVPNTGEANRGLPLREGLVIAIEPMLIEGGDSRCRTLSDGWSIATTDGSRAAHFEHTIAVTAAGPVVLTAP, from the coding sequence ATGGTTGTCCTGAAATCAGAAGCCGAGATCGCGACAATGCGCGAGGCGGGCCGGATCGTCGCCAACACCCTCGCCGCCGTCGCCTCGGCGGCCCGGTCCGGCGTACGCCTGATCGACCTCGACCTGCTCGCCGCCGAACTCATCGCCAGCGGCGGTGCCAAACCGTCGTTCCTGAACTACCACCCCGCCTGGGCCCCGACGCCCTACCCCGGGGTGCTCTGCCTCTCGGTCAACGACGTGGTCGTACACGGCATCCCGGACCGCCGGGTGCTCGCCGACGGCGACCTGCTTTCGATCGACTGCGGCGCGTACATCGACGGTTACCACGGCGACGCGGCGATCACCGTCGCCATCGGCGAGATCGACGACGCCGCCCGGCGCCTCTCCAAGACCACAGACCGGGCGCTCGCCGCCGGCATCGCCGCCGCCCGGGTCGGCGCCAGAATCGGCGACATCTCGTACGCCGTCGAGTCGGTCGCCCGCGCCGCCGGCTACGGCCTGCCGGAGGGGCTCGGCGGACACGGGGTGGGGACCGCCATGCACGAGGCCCCGTCGGTTCCCAACACCGGCGAGGCGAACCGTGGCCTACCGCTACGGGAAGGGCTGGTGATCGCGATCGAACCGATGCTGATCGAAGGTGGCGACAGCCGCTGCCGCACCCTGTCGGACGGTTGGTCGATCGCAACCACCGACGGCAGCCGTGCGGCCCACTTCGAACACACCATCGCGGTCACCGCCGCCGGCCCGGTGGTGCTCACCGCACCCTGA
- a CDS encoding helix-turn-helix domain-containing protein produces the protein MVRTPLTEEERVRGLALGRALQRARGTRSAAEVALRAGISLDTLRKIERGAIVTPAFFTVAALAEVLGLDLNDLVDELAAPVHLPERLAS, from the coding sequence ATGGTACGTACGCCACTGACCGAGGAAGAGCGGGTGCGAGGGCTCGCGCTGGGCCGGGCGCTGCAACGTGCCCGGGGCACCCGCAGCGCGGCCGAGGTCGCACTCCGCGCCGGCATCTCCCTGGACACGTTGCGAAAGATCGAACGTGGGGCGATCGTCACCCCGGCCTTCTTCACCGTGGCCGCCCTCGCGGAGGTGCTCGGCCTGGACCTCAACGACCTGGTCGACGAACTCGCCGCCCCGGTGCACCTGCCCGAGCGCCTGGCCTCGTAG